The following proteins are encoded in a genomic region of Takifugu rubripes chromosome 9, fTakRub1.2, whole genome shotgun sequence:
- the irf7 gene encoding interferon regulatory factor 7, with the protein MLRFSKPQFASWLIEQVETGQYLGLRYVDKNQFRVPWKHNSRKDCNDEDNKIFRAWAVASGKINDFPNDKARWKTNFRSALYNLSERFKMVQDNSKNSDDPHKIYQIINTGCKYENLPTQSSQEDSDMDIYSPPVKHFTLQSELNLHNDFTALDLGDQPAEEQPWAENYTIQYCPADLGGYPAAAEIHPQPMADKPSQYEVNLPQAILSPVQPDIYDLEISIHYRKREMLRTTVKAPRVQLHYHSEAPELKAHHHICFPPTEGLLDRKQIEYTNRVLNSIQKGLLLEVRDTGIYATRQDRCHVFASTSDPSVAHPEPSKLPQNNIVELLSFAKYAHELKLFKENNGGSPEYTINMCFGEKFPDGKALEKKLVSVKVVPLICQHLHEMAHLEGASSLHSSSISLQMSHNSLFDLINSVFGLPMADQELA; encoded by the exons ATGCTGCg CTTCTCCAAGCCTCAGTTCGCCAGCTGGCTCATAGAGCAGGTGGAGACGGGCCAGTATTTGGGCCTGCGCTATGTGGACAAAAACCAGTTCAGAGTGCCTTGGAAGCACAACTCCAGGAAGGACTGCAACGACGAGGACAACAAAATATTTCGG GCGTGGGCAGTAGCCAGTGGAAAAATCAACGATTTCCCCAACGATAAAGCCCGATGGAAGACCAACTTCCGCTCTGCTTTATATAACCTGTCCGAGCGCTTCAAGATGGTACAAGATAATTCCAAAAATTCAGATGACCCGCATAAAATCTACCAGATTATCAACACCGGGT GCAAGTATGAAAACCTGCCAACACAGTCCTCCCAGGAAGATTCCGACATGGATATCTACAGCCCTCCTGTGAAGCACTTCACACTTCAGTCTGAG CTCAATCTGCACAATGACTTCACTGCCCTGGATCTTGGGGACCAGCCTGCAG AGGAGCAGCCTTGGGCGGAGAACTATACCATCCAATACTGTCCAGCTGACCTCGGGGGTTATCCTGCTGCGGCAGAGATCCACCCGCAGCCGATGGCAGACAAGCCGTCTCAGTACGAAG TAAATCTTCCACAAGCCATCCTTTCACCTGTGCAGCCTGACATCTACGACCTGGAGATCTCCATCCACTACAGGAAAAGAGAAAtgctgaggaccactgtgaAAGCACCTCGTGTCCAGCTCCACTACCACAGTGAGGCCCCGGAACTAAAAGCCCACCATCATATCTGTTTCCCCCCGACCGAAGGGCTGCTGGATCGCAAACAG ATCGAATACACCAACCGTGTCCTCAACAGCATCCAGAAAGGTCTCCTCCTGGAGGTACGGGACACCGGTATCTATGCCACGAGGCAGGACAGGTGCCATGTGTTTGCCAGCACCAGCGATCCCAGTGTAGCTCACCCGGAGCCCAGTAAGCTGCCCCAGAACAACATAGTGGAGCTCCTCAGCTTTGCCAAGTATGCGCATG AACTGAAACTATTTAAGGAGAACAACGGCGGATCTCCCGAGTACACCATCAACATGTGCTTTGGAGAGAAGTTCCCTGATGGAAAAGCTCTGGAGAAGAAGCTTGTCAGTGTCAAG GTGGTCCCTCTGATATGTCAACACCTCCACGAGATGGCCCATTTGGAGGGGGCGTCAtctctccacagctccagcatcaGCCTGCAAATGTCACACAACAGCCTCTTCGATCTCATCAACTCCGTTTTCGGACTGCCGATGGCCGACCAGGAGCTGGCGTAG
- the ascl1b gene encoding achaete-scute homolog 1b, with protein METTTISTTQTAFTFARSGLTLHAPAQDTASAVHPNSAGSTDGFQSKTKVLKRQRSSSPELLRCKRRLTFNGLGYSIPQQQPVAVARRNERERNRVKQVNMGFQTLRQHVPNGAANKKMSKVETLRSAVEYIRALQQLLDEHDAVSAAFQCGLPSPTLSNSYSADPESPHSTYSSDEGSYEPLSSEEQELLDFTTWFDRY; from the coding sequence ATGGAGACCACAACCATCAGCACCACGCAGACCGCCTTCACGTTTGCGCGCAGCGGCCTCACCCTGCACGCCCCAGCCCAGGACACCGCCTCCGCCGTCCATCCCAACTCTGCGGGCTCCACCGACGGCTTTCAGAGCAAAACCAAGGTGCTGAAGAGACAGCGCTCCAGCTCGCCGGAGCTCCTGCGCTGCAAACGGCGCCTCACTTTCAACGGCCTGGGTTATTCCatcccccagcagcagcccgtGGCCGTGGCCCGGCggaacgagagagagaggaaccgGGTCAAACAGGTCAACATGGGGTTCCAGACGCTGCGTCAGCATGTGCCCAACGGCGCCGCCAACAAGAAAATGAGCAAAGTGGAGACGCTGCGGTCTGCGGTGGAGTACATCAGGGCTTTGCAGCAACTTCTGGACGAGCACGACGCGGTCTCCGCCGCGTTCCAGTGCGGACTGCCGTCACCGACTCTTTCCAACAGCTATTCAGCCGACCCGGAGTCACCTCACTCCACTTACTCATCAGACGAAGGTAGCTACGAACCCCTGAGCTCCGAGGAACAGGAACTGTTGGACTTTACCACCTGGTTCGACAGGTATTAA